A stretch of the Kroppenstedtia eburnea genome encodes the following:
- a CDS encoding Rpn family recombination-promoting nuclease/putative transposase, with amino-acid sequence MRPLLDPKVDFVFKRIFGSEANKDVLLAFLNETFKASRSELLKEITLVNPYIDKNAVHDKQSILDIRAVTEDGKQINIEIQLFNRHDIEKRTLYYWSKLYEEQLGEGHNYRDLKKTITINIINFRYLPGESYHHVFHLREDHSGIVLTDDLEIHFMELPKLEEEPFDMGGGLVKWLLFLKGLDKSKWEEIAVDQPELRKAMTTLEFLSQDREARYLYEMRRKALLDERSMMEGAREEGMAEGKAQVAKNLLQMGMEIASIAKATGLTEAEIRKLAEPDH; translated from the coding sequence ATGCGTCCTCTGCTCGATCCCAAGGTGGATTTCGTTTTTAAGCGGATCTTCGGAAGTGAAGCAAACAAAGACGTTCTGCTCGCCTTTCTCAATGAGACATTTAAGGCGAGCCGAAGTGAACTGTTGAAAGAGATCACTCTTGTCAATCCGTACATCGATAAGAACGCAGTCCATGACAAGCAGTCCATTCTCGATATCCGGGCCGTCACTGAGGACGGCAAACAGATCAATATCGAGATTCAGCTCTTCAATCGTCATGATATTGAGAAGCGAACGTTGTACTATTGGAGTAAACTGTATGAGGAGCAACTCGGCGAGGGGCATAATTACCGGGACCTCAAGAAGACGATCACTATCAACATCATCAATTTCCGCTACCTTCCAGGTGAATCCTATCACCATGTCTTTCATCTGCGCGAGGATCATTCCGGGATTGTGCTCACCGATGATTTGGAGATTCATTTTATGGAACTGCCGAAACTGGAGGAGGAGCCCTTTGATATGGGCGGCGGATTGGTGAAGTGGTTGCTTTTTCTCAAAGGGCTGGATAAAAGCAAGTGGGAGGAGATTGCCGTGGATCAACCCGAACTGCGCAAGGCGATGACGACACTGGAATTTTTGAGCCAGGATCGGGAGGCCCGTTACCTGTACGAAATGCGCCGAAAGGCTCTCCTGGACGAACGCTCCATGATGGAAGGGGCAAGAGAGGAAGGGATGGCGGAAGGAAAAGCACAGGTGGCCAAAAATCTGCTGCAGATGGGGATGGAAA
- a CDS encoding 5' nucleotidase, NT5C type produces the protein MKLGVDIDGTIKRTQEAAVRCFNEELNRSVRCEDVRDFHLDRAYGLNRKEGRRLWRKLEARIYTLGVPLENAAPVLRDLKGKGHEIYFITARPGIPEITQVTKDWLRKHEFPYDGENLFMGSQDKAKVAQKLGVELFFEDAPQHLDRLVAAGIPTVVMDAAYNRNYRDELPRITGWDEAEPLIERMEENIRKNID, from the coding sequence ATGAAACTTGGTGTGGATATTGACGGAACGATCAAAAGGACCCAGGAAGCGGCGGTCCGCTGTTTCAACGAAGAACTCAACCGCTCCGTCCGTTGCGAGGATGTTCGGGACTTTCATCTGGATCGGGCCTACGGTCTGAACCGGAAAGAGGGCAGAAGACTGTGGCGGAAATTGGAGGCCCGGATCTACACCCTGGGGGTTCCCCTGGAGAATGCGGCTCCCGTCCTTCGCGATCTGAAGGGAAAAGGTCATGAAATCTATTTCATCACCGCCCGTCCCGGGATTCCGGAGATCACCCAGGTGACGAAGGATTGGCTTCGTAAACATGAGTTTCCTTATGATGGCGAAAACCTGTTTATGGGTTCACAGGACAAAGCGAAGGTGGCCCAAAAGCTCGGCGTGGAACTCTTTTTTGAAGACGCACCGCAACACCTGGACCGATTGGTGGCGGCGGGAATCCCGACTGTGGTGATGGATGCGGCCTATAACCGGAATTACCGGGATGAACTGCCCCGCATCACCGGGTGGGACGAAGCAGAACCGTTGATTGAGCGGATGGAGGAGAACATCAGAAAAAATATCGACTGA
- the aspS gene encoding aspartate--tRNA ligase produces the protein MESSFKNHDCGLLTKEHVGSTVILNGWVRKWRNLGGLIFLDLRDRSGTVQVVINPEVSPQAAEIADKVRSEYVLAVQGEVVARSEETINPRMQTGEIEVLAREVEVLNASKTPPFTVADDTEVEETTRLKYRYLDLRRPVMQETLLLRHRAMQMVRRFLDEHGFIEVETPMLTKSSPEGARDYLVPSRVHEGEFYALPQSPQIFKQLLMVSGMERYFQIVRCFRDEDLRADRQPEFTQIDIEASFLETDELMAMMEEMVVRLFRETIGVEVERPFRRIPYREAMERFGSDRPDLRFGMELVDLSEMVKGSSFKVFASTVADGGRVKAINVKGRADWSRKVIDSWGEVAQQLGAKGLAWLAVREEGTKGPVAKFLSESEWHDIMKATEAETGDLLLFVADRPRVVNEVLGELRIRLARELDLIPAGVYKFAWVTHFPLLSYDEEEGRYYAEHHPFTSPVDEDIPLLKSDPSQVRAKAYDMVLNGYEVGGGSRRIHRREIQEMMFEALGFTMEEAKEQFGYLLEAFEYGAPPHGGIAFGFDRLVMLLAGRSNLRDTIAFPKTASATCLMTGAPSPVSKHQLDELHITHREQEISRQ, from the coding sequence ATGGAGTCGAGTTTCAAGAACCATGACTGCGGGCTGTTGACCAAGGAACATGTGGGCTCGACGGTCATACTCAACGGCTGGGTTCGCAAGTGGAGGAACCTGGGAGGTCTGATCTTCCTGGATCTGCGGGATCGTTCCGGTACGGTTCAGGTGGTGATCAATCCGGAAGTATCCCCGCAAGCGGCGGAAATCGCCGACAAGGTGCGGAGCGAATATGTGCTGGCGGTTCAGGGGGAAGTGGTGGCCCGATCGGAAGAGACGATCAACCCCAGGATGCAGACGGGGGAGATTGAGGTGCTGGCACGGGAAGTGGAAGTCTTGAACGCTTCCAAAACCCCGCCTTTTACAGTGGCCGATGATACGGAAGTGGAGGAGACCACCCGGCTGAAGTATCGGTATCTCGATCTGCGCCGCCCGGTGATGCAAGAGACGTTGCTCCTCAGACACCGGGCGATGCAGATGGTGCGCAGGTTTCTCGATGAGCACGGGTTTATCGAAGTGGAAACCCCGATGTTGACCAAGAGCAGCCCGGAGGGGGCCCGGGACTACCTGGTGCCGAGCCGGGTGCATGAAGGGGAATTTTACGCCCTGCCTCAATCCCCCCAGATCTTCAAACAACTGCTGATGGTCTCAGGCATGGAACGCTATTTCCAAATCGTCCGCTGTTTCCGGGATGAGGATCTGCGGGCAGATCGTCAGCCGGAGTTTACCCAGATCGACATCGAGGCTTCCTTTCTGGAGACGGATGAACTGATGGCGATGATGGAGGAAATGGTGGTCCGGTTGTTCCGGGAAACCATCGGTGTCGAAGTGGAACGTCCTTTCCGTCGGATTCCGTATCGGGAGGCGATGGAGCGGTTTGGCAGTGACCGTCCCGACCTTCGCTTCGGTATGGAACTGGTGGACCTGTCGGAGATGGTGAAAGGAAGCTCCTTCAAGGTGTTCGCCTCCACCGTTGCCGACGGGGGGCGGGTCAAGGCGATCAATGTGAAAGGAAGGGCAGACTGGAGCCGCAAGGTGATCGATTCCTGGGGTGAAGTGGCCCAGCAGTTGGGAGCCAAGGGATTGGCCTGGCTCGCCGTCCGGGAAGAGGGAACCAAGGGGCCGGTGGCCAAGTTTCTCTCGGAAAGTGAATGGCATGACATCATGAAGGCGACGGAAGCGGAAACCGGTGATCTCCTCCTGTTTGTTGCCGATCGTCCCCGGGTGGTGAATGAGGTGCTGGGAGAACTGCGAATCCGCCTGGCCAGAGAGCTGGATCTGATCCCGGCGGGGGTTTACAAGTTCGCTTGGGTGACCCATTTCCCCTTGCTCTCATACGATGAGGAAGAGGGTCGCTATTATGCGGAACACCATCCCTTCACCAGTCCGGTGGATGAAGATATCCCGTTGTTGAAAAGCGACCCCTCCCAAGTCCGGGCCAAAGCTTACGATATGGTGTTGAACGGGTATGAAGTCGGTGGGGGAAGCCGGCGCATCCATCGTCGCGAGATCCAGGAAATGATGTTTGAAGCCTTGGGTTTCACCATGGAAGAGGCGAAGGAGCAGTTTGGCTATCTGTTGGAGGCTTTTGAATACGGTGCGCCGCCCCACGGGGGGATCGCCTTCGGTTTCGATCGTCTGGTGATGCTGTTGGCGGGTCGGAGTAACCTGCGGGACACGATCGCTTTCCCCAAGACCGCCAGCGCCACCTGCCTGATGACGGGGGCTCCGTCACCGGTCTCGAAACACCAGTTGGATGAGCTTCATATCACCCACCGGGAGCAGGAGATTTCCCGCCAGTGA
- the hisS gene encoding histidine--tRNA ligase, protein MNYRIPRGTSDLLPGEVERWQYMEEKARELCRLYHFSEIRTPLFEQTELFRRGVGETTDIVEKEMYTFEDRGGRSLTLRPEGTAPVVRSFVENKMYAGPQPTKLYYMGPMFRYERPQAGRQRQFHQFGVEVFGTREPEVDAEIIDLGYRFYTAVGLRKVRVELNSVGCPRCRPVHREALVKFLTPHREELCKDCQSRLERNPMRVLDCKNETCSRLTEDAPKMLQFLCDDCAPHFDTVKENLDLLEVPYEVNPRLVRGLDYYTQTAFEYLLEEAEGGSLGGGGRYNGLVEEVGGPADMPGIGFGLGLERVILALKQQEVNPPIRRGVDCFLVTLGAATKKRGVSLLKQLREAGLSAERDYLDRKLKAQLKAADRSGAAYVAILGEDELEEDRIVVKNLSTGEQETIQLDQLTDYIRHACTR, encoded by the coding sequence GTGAACTATCGGATCCCCCGTGGAACGTCGGACCTGTTACCCGGTGAAGTGGAAAGATGGCAGTACATGGAAGAGAAGGCCCGGGAGCTCTGCCGTCTCTATCACTTTTCTGAAATCCGCACCCCGCTGTTTGAACAGACAGAGCTGTTTCGGCGCGGGGTGGGGGAAACCACGGATATCGTGGAGAAAGAAATGTACACATTTGAAGACCGGGGCGGACGCAGTCTCACCTTGCGACCGGAGGGGACAGCCCCTGTCGTCCGCTCCTTTGTGGAAAACAAGATGTATGCCGGGCCGCAACCGACCAAGCTGTATTACATGGGACCCATGTTCCGGTATGAACGTCCCCAGGCCGGCCGGCAACGGCAATTTCATCAGTTTGGCGTGGAAGTGTTCGGGACGCGGGAGCCTGAGGTGGATGCGGAGATTATTGATCTGGGTTACCGGTTTTACACCGCAGTCGGGCTGAGGAAGGTTCGGGTGGAATTGAACAGTGTCGGCTGTCCCCGCTGCCGGCCGGTTCACCGGGAGGCCCTGGTGAAGTTCCTCACTCCCCACCGGGAGGAACTTTGCAAGGATTGCCAGTCCCGGCTGGAACGGAATCCGATGCGGGTGTTGGACTGCAAAAACGAGACCTGCAGCAGGTTGACCGAGGACGCCCCGAAAATGCTCCAATTCCTCTGTGATGATTGTGCTCCCCACTTTGATACGGTGAAAGAGAATCTCGATCTCCTGGAAGTTCCCTATGAGGTCAATCCCCGGCTGGTGCGCGGGCTGGACTATTACACCCAGACTGCCTTTGAATACCTGCTGGAAGAGGCGGAGGGTGGTTCCCTGGGCGGAGGCGGCCGTTACAACGGTCTGGTGGAAGAGGTGGGAGGACCGGCAGACATGCCGGGAATCGGCTTCGGTCTCGGCTTGGAGCGGGTGATCCTGGCCCTGAAGCAACAAGAGGTGAATCCCCCGATCCGCCGGGGAGTGGACTGCTTCCTTGTCACACTGGGTGCCGCAACCAAAAAACGGGGGGTCTCCCTTTTGAAGCAACTCCGGGAGGCGGGTCTCTCCGCTGAACGGGACTACCTCGATCGAAAGCTCAAAGCCCAGCTGAAAGCCGCTGATCGATCCGGTGCCGCTTATGTGGCCATCCTGGGGGAGGATGAACTGGAGGAGGACCGGATTGTGGTCAAAAACCTGTCCACCGGTGAACAGGAGACGATCCAGCTGGACCAACTGACGGATTATATTCGTCATGCATGTACAAGATAG
- a CDS encoding DUF421 domain-containing protein, producing the protein MTGILIYLVRCGLVILTTWLVTNFIGKKSLARLTPYDLAILFILSNVAAEPLVNKDAFKTTIGVMILGLSMVGIARLSLTRPFKALDGTPSIVIAKGRIDREALKKNRLSIPMLLSMLRVKGYRGLAEVHYAVLEAGGELSVLPKSGVQPVTLKDLKLQAPQETTSFPVIVDGELDREVLPHLNISEAWLLEKLKRHFHMDLEEVLYAEMDRDKGIFVQGVNSVIKQKSLTDGGS; encoded by the coding sequence ATGACCGGAATCCTGATCTATCTCGTCCGTTGTGGTCTGGTCATTTTGACCACCTGGCTGGTCACCAATTTTATCGGGAAAAAATCTTTGGCCCGACTGACACCCTATGATCTGGCCATCCTGTTTATTCTGTCCAATGTGGCGGCGGAGCCCCTGGTGAACAAGGATGCTTTCAAAACCACCATCGGGGTGATGATCCTGGGACTCAGCATGGTGGGGATTGCACGACTTTCCCTGACCAGACCTTTCAAAGCGTTGGACGGCACCCCCAGCATAGTGATCGCCAAGGGACGGATCGACCGGGAGGCACTGAAGAAAAATCGTCTGAGCATCCCGATGCTGCTGTCGATGCTGCGGGTAAAGGGATACAGGGGATTGGCGGAGGTGCATTATGCCGTCCTGGAAGCGGGAGGGGAGTTGTCCGTGCTTCCCAAATCCGGTGTCCAACCGGTCACGCTCAAGGACCTGAAACTTCAGGCGCCCCAGGAGACCACTTCCTTTCCCGTGATCGTGGACGGGGAGTTGGACCGGGAGGTATTACCCCATCTCAACATCTCGGAAGCCTGGTTGCTGGAGAAGTTGAAGCGCCATTTTCATATGGACTTGGAAGAGGTGTTGTATGCGGAGATGGATCGGGACAAAGGGATATTTGTTCAGGGAGTCAACTCTGTTATAAAACAAAAAAGCCTCACAGATGGAGGCTCATAA
- a CDS encoding DUF4363 family protein, with translation MKQRSISLALGVILGLLFGSLFLLQYITFYFDDPAFPERIEQVMDHAKQHHWERAEAEVREVGRIWGKGRMILAIKYADQNYARLNVSLMHLKTAVAVRDVGEVVKAGRSSILLFEEITSISPEV, from the coding sequence ATGAAACAACGCTCCATCTCCCTCGCCTTGGGAGTGATTCTGGGGCTTTTGTTCGGAAGTCTGTTTCTGTTGCAGTACATAACCTTTTATTTCGATGATCCCGCCTTTCCGGAACGGATTGAACAAGTGATGGATCACGCCAAACAGCATCATTGGGAACGGGCAGAGGCGGAAGTGAGGGAGGTGGGCCGGATCTGGGGAAAAGGGAGGATGATTTTGGCCATCAAGTATGCGGATCAGAATTATGCCCGCCTAAATGTGTCTCTGATGCATCTGAAAACCGCGGTCGCCGTCCGGGACGTCGGTGAAGTGGTCAAGGCGGGCAGATCTTCGATCCTTCTCTTTGAAGAGATCACTTCCATCTCACCGGAGGTATAG